The following are from one region of the Juglans regia cultivar Chandler chromosome 10, Walnut 2.0, whole genome shotgun sequence genome:
- the LOC108999530 gene encoding F-box protein At3g07870-like: MSAYIPEDLVLEILPGLPLKCLIRFRSVSKSWATLIGTPDYLSKSLINDCILANPTHQLLFVKRSPESTHRRLSYSFLCYSTLASASDSKTHQDLPLQSPYDIKIVGSCNGLLCLFDYYGTSNIVVWNPTTVEFVFLPHAWDVETVCFGFDPIHEEFKVLRIRYVLESDEPYLPPYLAGRVHLNQEVEVYSLSGGSWRNLIVDVEVPKFQGVDSSYMNGVCFWLALSYYGDEKIVAFDVCDEVIRTMALPNYSLLYGEITWRTLTVLKESVALIVFPRNKGEERFFDIWLLLEFGVKESWIRLVRIVPICGFGWPLGFWKRGELFIVCRDQGELVLYDPFTQTVRTLQLDGEWFHVLPFTPSSVGINGSGFLDG; encoded by the coding sequence ATGTCCGCTTACATCCCTGAAGACTTGGTTCTTGAAATTCTCCCCGGGCTTCCCCTAAAATGTCTTATTCGATTCCGATCCGTCAGCAAATCTTGGGCCACCCTCATCGGCACTCCCGATTACCTCTCCAAAAGTCTCATCAACGATTGCATTCTCGCCAACCCCACCCATCAACTCCTCTTCGTAAAACGCTCCCCCGAATCCACACACAGAAGACTGTCTTACTCATTCCTATGCTACAGCACTCTCGCCTCTGCCTCTGACTCTAAAACTCATCAAGATCTTCCGTTACAAAGCCCGTATGATATTAAGATTGTGGGTTCCTGTAATGGCTTGCTCTGTCTCTTTGACTACTACGGCACCAGCAACATCGTTGTGTGGAACCCCACCACGGTGGAGTTCGTGTTCCTCCCTCACGCTTGGGACGTGGAAACCGTCTGTTTCGGTTTCGACCCGATACACGAAGAGTTTAAGGTTTTGAGGATTCGCTATGTGCTGGAGAGTGATGAGCCGTATCTCCCTCCTTACTTGGCTGGTCGTGTCCATCTGAACCAGGAAGTGGAGGTTTATAGCCTAAGCGGAGGTTCTTGGAGAAATCTTATCGTCGATGTTGAAGTGCCTAAGTTTCAAGGAGTCGATTCATCTTATATGAATGGTGTCTGTTTCTGGTTGGCGCTAAGTTATTATGGGGACGAGAAGATTGTTGCGTTCGACGTGTGCGATGAGGTGATCCGAACGATGGCATTGCCCAATTATAGTCTTTTATATGGTGAAATTACTTGGAGGACTCTCACGGTACTAAAAGAATCGGTTGCTTTGATAGTTTTTCCTCGTAATAAGGGGGAGGAGAGATTCTTCGATATATGGCTGTTGCTCGAGTTTGGTGTTAAAGAATCTTGGATTCGGCTGGTGAGGATCGTACCCATTTGCGGCTTTGGATGGCCGTTGGGGTTTTGGAAGAGGGGCGAGTTGTTTATTGTGTGCAGAGATCAGGGGGAGCTTGTATTGTATGACCCTTTTACTCAGACAGTAAGAACTCTACAGCTTGATGGGGAGTGGTTCCATGTTCTACCTTTCACCCCTAGTTCAGTTGGGATCAACGGATCGGGATTTTTAGATGGTTAG
- the LOC109007971 gene encoding F-box protein At3g07870-like produces MSAYIPEDLVLEILPGLPLKCLIRFRSVSKSWATLIGTPDYLSKSLINDCILANPTHQLLFVKRSPESTDGRLSYSFLCYSTLASASDSKTHQDLPLQSPYDIKIVGSCNGLICLFDYYGTSNIVVWNPTTVEFLFLPHAWDVETVCFGFDPIHEEFKVLRIRYVPESDEPYLPPYLAGRVHLNPEVEVYSLSGGSWRNLVVDVEVPKFQGVDSPYMNGVCFWLALSYYGDEKIVAFDVCDEVIRTMALPNYSLLYGEITWRTLTVLKESVALIVYPRKDNGEERFFDIWLLLEFGVKESWIRLVRIVPICGFGWPLGFWKRGELFIVCRDQGELVLYDPFTQTVRTLQLDGEWFRVLPFTPSSVGINGSGFLDG; encoded by the coding sequence ATGTCCGCTTACATCCCTGAAGACTTGGTTCTTGAAATTCTCCCCGGGCTTCCCCTAAAATGTCTTATTCGATTCCGATCCGTCAGCAAATCTTGGGCCACCCTCATCGGCACTCCCGATTACCTCTCCAAAAGTCTCATCAACGATTGCATTCTCGCCAACCCCACCCATCAACTCCTCTTCGTAAAACGCTCCCCCGAATCCACAGACGGAAGACTGTCTTACTCATTCCTATGCTACAGCACTCTCGCCTCTGCCTCTGACTCTAAAACTCATCAAGATCTTCCGTTACAAAGCCCGTATGATATTAAGATTGTGGGTTCATGTAATGGCTTGATCTGTCTCTTTGACTACTACGGCACCAGCAACATCGTTGTGTGGAACCCCACCACGGTGGAGTTCCTGTTCCTCCCTCACGCTTGGGACGTGGAAACCGTCTGTTTCGGTTTCGACCCGATACACGAAGAGTTTAAGGTTTTGAGGATTCGCTATGTGCCGGAGAGTGATGAGCCGTATCTCCCTCCTTACTTGGCTGGTCGTGTCCATCTGAACCCGGAAGTGGAGGTTTATAGCCTAAGCGGTGGTTCTTGGAGAAATCTTGTCGTCGATGTTGAAGTGCCTAAGTTTCAAGGAGTCGATTCTCCTTATATGAATGGTGTCTGTTTCTGGCTGGCGCTAAGTTATTATGGGGACGAGAAGATTGTTGCGTTCGACGTGTGCGATGAGGTGATCCGAACGATGGCATTGCCCAATTATAGTCTTTTATATGGTGAAATTACTTGGAGGACTCTCACGGTACTAAAAGAATCGGTTGCTTTGATAGTTTATCCTCGTAAAGATAATGGGGAGGAGAGATTCTTCGATATATGGCTGTTGCTCGAGTTTGGTGTTAAAGAATCTTGGATTCGGCTGGTGAGGATCGTACCCATTTGCGGCTTTGGATGGCCGTTGGGGTTTTGGAAGAGGGGCGAATTGTTTATTGTGTGCAGAGATCAGGGGGAGCTTGTATTGTATGACCCTTTTACTCAGACAGTAAGAACTCTACAGCTTGATGGGGAGTGGTTCCGTGTTCTACCTTTCACCCCTAGTTCAGTTGGGATCAACGGATCGGGATTTTTGGATGGTTAG